Proteins co-encoded in one Kribbella qitaiheensis genomic window:
- a CDS encoding ArsA-related P-loop ATPase, translating into MARLHVVTGKGGTGKTTVAAAMALALADQGKRVLLVEVEGRQGLAQLFDVPPLPYVERRIAVGPAGGEVFALAVDAEAALLEYLDMYYHLGRAGKALDKIGAVDFVTTIAPGLRDVLLTGKVYEATRRKAHGRLAYDAVVLDAPPTGRIGRFLNVNHEVAGLAKVGPIRNQADAIMGMLRSDVTQVHLVTLLEEMPVQETLDAVEQLEALDLRIGSIVVNMVRRSPLDDETLALAVKEKLPVAELTKGLRAAGITAAKGMLTTLAAEAHDHAVRVGLERENRDRIDALGKKVTELALLPDGIDHGALFDLAEELRS; encoded by the coding sequence ATGGCGAGGCTGCATGTGGTGACCGGCAAGGGCGGCACCGGTAAGACGACTGTGGCCGCCGCCATGGCGCTCGCGCTGGCCGACCAGGGCAAGCGGGTCCTGCTGGTCGAGGTCGAGGGCAGGCAGGGGCTCGCGCAGCTCTTCGACGTACCGCCACTCCCGTACGTCGAACGCCGGATCGCGGTCGGACCGGCCGGCGGCGAGGTGTTCGCGCTCGCGGTCGACGCCGAGGCGGCGCTGCTGGAGTACCTCGACATGTACTACCACCTGGGTCGCGCCGGGAAGGCACTCGACAAGATCGGCGCCGTCGACTTCGTCACCACGATCGCCCCCGGCCTCCGGGACGTACTGCTGACCGGGAAGGTCTACGAGGCCACCCGGCGGAAGGCGCACGGCCGGCTCGCGTACGACGCGGTGGTGCTGGACGCCCCGCCGACCGGCCGGATCGGGCGGTTCCTGAACGTGAACCACGAGGTCGCCGGGCTGGCGAAGGTCGGCCCGATCCGTAACCAGGCGGACGCGATCATGGGCATGCTCCGCTCCGACGTCACGCAGGTGCACCTGGTCACCCTGCTCGAAGAGATGCCGGTCCAGGAGACGCTCGATGCGGTGGAGCAGCTGGAGGCGCTCGATCTGCGGATCGGCTCGATCGTGGTGAACATGGTCCGGCGCAGCCCGCTCGACGACGAGACGCTTGCCCTTGCGGTGAAGGAGAAACTCCCCGTCGCCGAGCTGACGAAGGGCTTGCGGGCGGCGGGAATCACCGCCGCCAAGGGGATGCTGACGACGCTCGCCGCGGAAGCACACGACCACGCCGTACGGGTCGGGCTGGAGCGCGAGAACCGTGACCGGATCGATGCCCTGGGCAAGAAAGTGACCGAGCTGGCGTTGCTCCCGGACGGAATCGACCACGGTGCCCTGTTCGACCTCGCCGAGGAGCTGCGGTCATGA
- a CDS encoding RidA family protein — translation MSHPEEKLAELGLKLPEVAKPVAAYVPVVRTGNLVYTSGQLPLREGALIATGKNGDSVDAAVAVECAQQCALNALAAIKSEIGDLANITRIVKVVAFVASTPDFTGQPQVANGASELLGQVFGEAGQHARSAVGVPVLPLDAPVEVELIVEVS, via the coding sequence ATGAGTCACCCCGAAGAGAAGCTGGCCGAGCTCGGCCTGAAGCTGCCCGAGGTGGCCAAGCCGGTCGCCGCGTACGTGCCTGTGGTGCGCACCGGAAACCTGGTCTACACCTCCGGCCAGCTGCCGCTGCGCGAGGGCGCCCTGATCGCCACGGGCAAGAACGGCGATTCCGTCGATGCCGCCGTGGCGGTCGAGTGCGCCCAGCAGTGCGCGCTGAACGCCCTGGCCGCGATCAAGTCGGAGATCGGCGACCTGGCCAACATCACCCGGATCGTCAAGGTCGTCGCCTTCGTCGCCTCCACCCCGGACTTCACCGGCCAGCCGCAGGTCGCCAACGGCGCCTCCGAGCTGCTCGGCCAGGTCTTCGGCGAAGCCGGCCAGCACGCCCGCAGCGCCGTCGGCGTACCGGTCCTGCCGCTGGACGCCCCGGTCGAGGTCGAACTGATCGTCGAGGTCAGCTGA
- a CDS encoding PadR family transcriptional regulator, which produces MSLRHALLGLLVEHPASGYDLLKTFGTSLANVWPATQSQIYGELTKLADSELIVVSEQGPRGRKEYTLTDTGLAELRRWLIETEPQRTRSDVLLRVFFLGVLTPQQARDYLDNQAAHATKLHEELKSLDGSIEWDDEDLSIYGRIALEYGQRFSAMQRDWAEWALTQVKDK; this is translated from the coding sequence ATGAGCCTGCGACATGCCCTGCTCGGGCTGCTGGTCGAACACCCCGCCAGTGGCTACGACCTGCTGAAGACCTTCGGGACCTCCCTGGCCAACGTCTGGCCCGCTACCCAGAGCCAGATCTACGGTGAGCTCACCAAGCTCGCCGACAGCGAGCTGATCGTGGTCTCGGAGCAGGGTCCGCGCGGCCGGAAGGAGTACACGCTGACCGATACCGGTCTGGCCGAGCTCCGCCGCTGGCTGATCGAGACCGAGCCGCAGCGCACTCGCAGTGACGTGCTGCTCCGGGTGTTCTTCCTCGGCGTACTCACTCCGCAACAGGCGCGCGACTACCTCGACAACCAGGCCGCCCACGCGACCAAGTTGCACGAGGAGCTCAAGTCCCTCGACGGGAGCATCGAGTGGGACGACGAAGACCTGTCGATCTACGGCCGCATCGCCCTGGAGTACGGCCAGCGCTTCAGCGCGATGCAGCGGGACTGGGCCGAGTGGGCGCTTACCCAGGTCAAGGACAAGTAA
- a CDS encoding DUF4177 domain-containing protein, whose translation MKKFEYFTAPLLVHSTKEILDNFGQDGWELVQVVPGMNPENLVAYFKREITES comes from the coding sequence ATGAAGAAGTTCGAGTACTTCACCGCGCCGCTGCTGGTCCACTCGACCAAGGAGATCCTGGACAACTTCGGCCAGGACGGCTGGGAGCTGGTCCAGGTCGTTCCGGGCATGAACCCGGAGAACCTGGTCGCCTACTTCAAGCGGGAGATCACCGAGTCATGA
- a CDS encoding MFS transporter, with protein sequence MTVLDAPVATRRWAILAVILAADIVDLLDSTITNIAAPTITRSLHGGDSLVQWLGTSYALALGVLLVVGGRLGDRFGRRRLFLIGIAGFTLASVACGLAFDPASIIVARLVQGAFGAVLIPQGFGILGSVFPREEIGKAFSAFGPTLGLSAVGGPILAGFLIDADLFGLGWRSMFLINILLGGGATVAAFRLLPRDDGDRTVSVDGLGSGLLGVAMFGLLYGLIEGSSTGWTVGPILFLAGGAVFAGLFARRQTTAANPLIKPSLLKNRGFTSGLVLGIAFFAAVAGLLYVLSLFLQNGLGYTPLRTAAVGMAPIAAGIVIASISSYQLIAKLGRNLVFLGLLITLTGTGWLYAVIHTTGTAVGPGALIPAIFVIGLGMGTCFGTIYDVTMGDTDPDEAGSGSGSLAAVQQLANAIGAAAVTTVYFKTLAAGQAHAVTTSLAVVAGVTLLSCCAVWLLPRKAPAQHH encoded by the coding sequence ATGACCGTGCTCGATGCCCCGGTTGCCACCCGGCGCTGGGCGATCCTGGCTGTGATCCTCGCCGCCGACATCGTCGACCTGCTCGACTCGACCATCACCAACATCGCCGCGCCGACCATCACCCGGTCGCTGCACGGCGGCGACTCGCTCGTCCAATGGCTCGGCACCAGCTACGCCCTGGCACTCGGCGTCCTGCTGGTCGTCGGCGGCAGGCTCGGTGACCGGTTCGGCCGCCGCCGGCTCTTCCTGATCGGCATCGCCGGTTTCACCCTGGCCTCGGTCGCCTGCGGCCTCGCCTTCGACCCGGCCTCGATCATCGTCGCCCGGCTGGTCCAGGGTGCCTTCGGCGCGGTCCTGATCCCGCAGGGCTTCGGCATCCTCGGCTCGGTCTTCCCGCGGGAGGAGATCGGCAAGGCCTTCAGCGCGTTCGGCCCCACCCTCGGCCTGTCCGCGGTCGGCGGCCCGATCCTCGCCGGGTTCCTGATCGACGCCGATCTGTTCGGCCTCGGCTGGCGCTCGATGTTCCTGATCAACATCCTGCTCGGTGGCGGCGCCACGGTCGCGGCCTTCCGGCTACTGCCCCGGGACGACGGCGACCGAACGGTTTCCGTCGACGGCCTCGGCTCCGGCCTGCTCGGCGTCGCGATGTTCGGGCTGCTGTACGGCCTGATCGAAGGCTCCAGCACCGGCTGGACCGTCGGCCCGATCCTCTTCCTCGCCGGCGGAGCCGTCTTCGCCGGACTCTTCGCCCGGCGCCAGACCACGGCCGCCAACCCGCTGATCAAGCCCTCGCTGCTGAAGAACCGGGGTTTCACCTCCGGCCTGGTCCTCGGCATCGCCTTCTTCGCCGCGGTCGCCGGCCTCCTGTACGTCCTCTCGCTCTTCCTCCAGAACGGCCTCGGCTACACCCCGCTCCGGACCGCGGCCGTCGGGATGGCTCCGATCGCCGCCGGCATCGTGATCGCCTCGATCTCCAGCTACCAGCTGATCGCGAAGCTCGGCCGCAACCTCGTCTTCCTCGGCCTGCTGATCACCCTGACCGGCACCGGCTGGCTGTACGCCGTGATCCACACGACCGGTACCGCGGTCGGACCCGGAGCGCTCATCCCCGCGATCTTCGTGATCGGACTCGGCATGGGCACCTGCTTCGGCACGATCTACGACGTCACCATGGGCGACACCGATCCGGACGAAGCGGGCAGCGGAAGCGGTTCACTCGCCGCCGTCCAGCAGCTCGCCAACGCGATCGGCGCCGCGGCCGTGACGACCGTCTACTTCAAGACCCTCGCGGCAGGCCAGGCCCACGCCGTCACCACCAGCCTCGCGGTCGTCGCCGGCGTCACCCTACTGAGCTGCTGCGCCGTCTGGCTCCTGCCCCGCAAAGCCCCCGCTCAACACCACTGA
- a CDS encoding ArsA family ATPase: MSTLDLDALIDDPETRIIVTCGSGGVGKTTTAAALGLRAAERGRKVVVLTIDPARRLAQSLGLTELDNTPRAVAEVDPANGGRLDAMMLDMKRTFDEVVLAHATPEKAEQILANPFYVALSSSFAGTQEYMAMEKLGQLHKQAERTGEWDLIVVDTPPSRSALDFLDAPERLAALLEGRFLRLLLAPARGPLRLMSAGVNLAMSVMNKVLGAQVLTDVQTFAAAFDTLFGGFRERAEKTVALLRQPHTAFLVVAAPQNDALREASYFTERLRAEKMPLAGVVLNRVTTTHVPDLSAERSLAAAEKLEESGKSELTAAVLRLHADRMQQVVSDRKRADRFHRGHRSIPTIDVPALPDDVHDLAGLRTIGDLLTA, translated from the coding sequence GTGAGCACGCTGGATCTTGACGCGTTGATCGATGATCCGGAGACGCGGATCATCGTGACGTGTGGTTCGGGTGGGGTCGGCAAGACCACCACCGCTGCCGCGTTGGGATTGCGGGCCGCCGAGCGTGGCCGGAAGGTTGTCGTACTCACCATCGACCCGGCCCGGCGGCTGGCGCAGTCGCTGGGGCTGACCGAACTCGACAACACGCCGCGAGCCGTCGCCGAGGTGGACCCGGCCAACGGCGGTCGGCTGGACGCGATGATGCTGGACATGAAGCGCACCTTCGACGAGGTCGTGCTCGCCCACGCCACTCCCGAGAAGGCCGAGCAGATCCTCGCGAATCCCTTCTATGTGGCGCTTTCCTCGTCCTTCGCCGGGACCCAGGAGTACATGGCGATGGAGAAGCTCGGCCAGTTGCACAAGCAGGCCGAGCGGACCGGCGAGTGGGATCTGATCGTCGTGGACACCCCACCATCACGGTCCGCGCTGGACTTCCTCGATGCACCCGAACGCCTCGCGGCGCTGCTGGAGGGGCGCTTTCTCCGGCTGCTGCTGGCGCCTGCTCGCGGGCCGCTCAGGCTGATGTCTGCCGGTGTGAACCTGGCGATGTCGGTGATGAACAAGGTGCTCGGCGCGCAGGTGCTGACCGACGTACAGACGTTCGCGGCGGCCTTCGACACACTGTTCGGCGGGTTCCGGGAGCGGGCCGAGAAGACGGTGGCACTGCTGCGGCAGCCGCACACCGCGTTCCTGGTGGTGGCGGCGCCGCAGAACGATGCGCTGCGGGAGGCGTCGTACTTCACCGAGCGACTGCGCGCCGAGAAGATGCCGCTGGCCGGCGTAGTACTGAACCGGGTAACCACAACGCACGTGCCGGACCTGTCGGCCGAGCGGTCCTTGGCGGCGGCCGAGAAGCTCGAAGAGTCCGGCAAGTCGGAGTTGACCGCCGCCGTACTGCGGTTGCACGCTGACAGGATGCAGCAGGTCGTCAGCGACCGGAAGCGGGCCGACCGGTTCCATCGCGGCCACCGGTCGATCCCGACCATCGACGTACCGGCGCTGCCCGACGATGTCCACGACCTCGCCGGACTCCGCACCATCGGCGACCTGCTGACCGCCTAG
- a CDS encoding pyridoxamine 5'-phosphate oxidase family protein: MTDDATDNQGGPPPRVLTDDALSALLGEQQFGVLATNKRSGHPHLTTMLYNWDPEARIVRFSTTADRVKVKQLRNDPRAALHVSAADHWSFAVAEGEAEISAVTTTPGDATGVELLSMMPGVEGNEALFKQLVAERRLVIRLKVSRLYGTALDVTG, from the coding sequence ATGACTGACGATGCAACTGACAACCAGGGCGGGCCGCCGCCGCGCGTTCTGACCGACGACGCCCTTTCCGCTCTGCTCGGCGAGCAACAGTTCGGCGTACTGGCCACGAACAAGCGCAGCGGTCACCCGCACCTGACCACGATGCTCTACAACTGGGATCCCGAGGCCCGGATCGTCCGGTTCTCCACCACGGCCGACCGGGTCAAGGTCAAGCAGTTGCGCAACGACCCCCGGGCCGCGCTCCACGTTTCGGCGGCGGACCACTGGTCCTTCGCGGTGGCCGAGGGCGAGGCCGAGATCTCGGCGGTGACCACGACGCCTGGCGATGCCACCGGTGTCGAGTTGCTGAGCATGATGCCTGGGGTCGAAGGCAACGAAGCGCTCTTCAAGCAGCTGGTCGCCGAGCGGAGACTGGTCATCAGACTGAAGGTGAGCCGCCTCTACGGCACCGCCCTGGACGTCACCGGTTGA
- a CDS encoding MBL fold metallo-hydrolase, whose amino-acid sequence MTAEVVTPYATRVLAANPGPMTLEGTNTWILRAPDASRVVVVDPGPMLEDHLRAVLDAVAPCTVETVLLTHGHFDHAEGAAWFASQANCPVRSVDPTFRIPTDHAHGLAEGDVIAADGLRIEVLPTPGHTLDSVCFWLPDDGSLLTGDTVLGRGTSVVAHPDGALGPYLESLESLRAFANSPAGVERLLPGHGPVIDDPGAVLTFYLEHRRERLDQVRAAVAAGHTTPEAIVAHVYAEVDPILWPAAERSVRAQLAYLTR is encoded by the coding sequence ATGACAGCCGAGGTAGTCACGCCGTACGCGACCCGCGTACTCGCCGCCAACCCGGGGCCGATGACGCTGGAGGGTACGAACACCTGGATCCTCCGGGCGCCTGACGCTTCGCGGGTCGTGGTGGTCGATCCCGGACCGATGCTTGAGGACCACCTGCGGGCAGTACTGGATGCTGTTGCGCCGTGCACTGTCGAGACTGTGCTGCTGACGCATGGGCATTTCGATCATGCCGAAGGCGCGGCCTGGTTCGCTTCGCAGGCGAACTGCCCGGTTCGCTCGGTCGATCCGACCTTCCGGATCCCGACCGACCACGCCCACGGCCTGGCCGAAGGGGATGTGATCGCGGCCGACGGGCTGCGCATCGAGGTACTGCCGACGCCGGGCCACACGCTGGACTCGGTCTGCTTCTGGCTGCCGGACGACGGCTCCCTGCTGACCGGCGACACCGTGCTCGGCCGCGGTACTTCGGTGGTCGCCCATCCGGATGGTGCCTTAGGCCCCTATCTGGAGTCGCTGGAAAGCCTTCGTGCGTTCGCGAACTCACCGGCCGGCGTCGAACGTCTGCTCCCCGGCCACGGTCCGGTGATCGACGACCCGGGCGCCGTCCTGACCTTCTACCTCGAACACCGCCGCGAACGCCTCGACCAGGTCCGCGCCGCGGTCGCCGCCGGCCACACCACCCCGGAAGCGATCGTCGCCCACGTCTACGCCGAGGTGGACCCGATCCTCTGGCCCGCCGCCGAACGCTCGGTCCGGGCCCAGCTCGCCTACCTGACCAGGTAG
- a CDS encoding carotenoid oxygenase family protein: MQTAPAPHLAGNYAPVDKELTAYDLPVTGQIPPELTGWYLRNGPNPHDAASGHWFFGDGMVHGVRLEAGRAVSYRNRWVRTSTFTDGAKVNDTGGNLDLTAGSANTHVIRHAGRTLALVESSYPYELTRELDTVGSYDFDGRLRTAMTAHPKTCPTSGELHFFGYSVMGAPYLTYHRADAAGDLVLSRPIDVPAATMQHDFNLTAGHVVFMDLPVVFDLPTARSGRMPFAWDDSYGARLGVLRRDDPYGEVRWFGIDPCYVFHTLNAHDRTGPDGHDQLVLHVMRYPEFWRKDSTDVNQATLWRWTVDLTAGTVREEQLHDRPAEFPRIDDRLAGLDSRYGHATITKTPAGGAAGGTLIRYDLRDGAVSSYEFGPGRTPGEAAFAAADGHPGGDGWLMTYVYDAATDTSDLVILDAADLTAPPVATIHLPTRVPFGFHGNWLADQEVPS, from the coding sequence ATGCAGACCGCACCCGCTCCGCACCTGGCCGGCAACTACGCTCCCGTCGACAAGGAACTCACCGCCTACGACCTGCCGGTGACCGGCCAGATCCCGCCCGAGCTGACCGGCTGGTACCTGCGCAACGGCCCCAACCCGCACGACGCGGCCAGCGGCCACTGGTTCTTCGGTGACGGCATGGTGCACGGCGTCCGGCTGGAAGCGGGCCGGGCGGTCTCCTACCGCAACCGCTGGGTCCGTACGTCGACCTTCACCGACGGCGCCAAGGTCAACGACACCGGCGGGAACCTGGACCTCACGGCCGGCTCCGCCAATACCCACGTCATCCGGCACGCGGGCCGCACGCTGGCCCTGGTCGAGTCGTCCTACCCGTACGAGCTCACCCGTGAGCTGGACACGGTGGGCTCCTACGACTTCGACGGCCGACTCCGCACCGCGATGACCGCCCACCCGAAGACCTGCCCGACCAGCGGTGAGCTGCACTTCTTCGGCTACAGCGTGATGGGAGCGCCGTACCTGACCTATCACCGCGCCGACGCGGCCGGGGATCTGGTCCTCAGCCGCCCGATCGATGTCCCAGCCGCCACGATGCAGCACGACTTCAACCTGACCGCCGGCCACGTCGTCTTCATGGACCTGCCCGTCGTCTTCGACCTGCCCACGGCCAGATCCGGCCGGATGCCCTTCGCCTGGGACGATTCGTACGGCGCGCGGCTCGGCGTACTCCGCCGCGACGACCCGTACGGCGAGGTCCGCTGGTTCGGGATCGACCCCTGCTACGTCTTCCACACCCTCAACGCCCACGACCGGACCGGCCCGGACGGCCACGACCAGCTCGTCCTGCACGTCATGCGCTACCCGGAGTTCTGGCGCAAGGACAGTACGGACGTCAACCAGGCGACGCTTTGGCGCTGGACCGTCGACCTGACCGCCGGCACCGTCCGCGAAGAGCAACTCCACGACCGGCCGGCCGAGTTCCCCCGGATCGACGATCGGCTCGCCGGCCTGGACTCCCGGTACGGCCACGCCACCATCACCAAGACCCCTGCCGGTGGGGCAGCCGGCGGCACGCTGATCCGGTACGACCTGCGCGACGGGGCGGTCAGCTCGTACGAGTTCGGGCCCGGCCGTACTCCCGGCGAGGCGGCCTTCGCTGCTGCCGACGGACACCCGGGCGGCGACGGCTGGCTGATGACCTACGTTTATGACGCCGCCACCGATACCAGCGACCTGGTCATCCTCGATGCCGCCGACCTGACTGCCCCACCGGTGGCGACCATTCACCTACCCACCCGCGTCCCCTTCGGCTTCCACGGCAACTGGCTTGCCGATCAGGAGGTTCCCTCATGA
- a CDS encoding response regulator yields MIRVLLADDMKLFRAALKHLLERQPDFEVVAEVFCGDQIVPVALERRPDVAVIDIEMPGQDGLTAAAQLRERLPSCRTLILTAFGSPANLRRALGSEAGGFLSKDVSPEALAEAIRQVAAGIRVVDPNVAAAALTLPPNPLTPREIEVLRLSANGSPAKQIAVELFISTATVRNYLSSIVAKLNARTQVDAVRIATDAGWI; encoded by the coding sequence GTGATCCGGGTGCTGCTGGCCGACGACATGAAGCTCTTCCGGGCCGCCCTCAAGCACCTGCTCGAACGGCAGCCGGACTTCGAGGTGGTGGCCGAGGTCTTCTGCGGGGACCAGATCGTGCCGGTCGCGCTCGAGCGTCGCCCGGACGTCGCCGTGATCGACATCGAGATGCCCGGCCAGGACGGCCTGACCGCCGCCGCTCAGCTGCGCGAGCGGCTGCCCAGTTGCCGGACGCTGATCCTGACCGCGTTCGGCAGCCCCGCGAACCTGCGCAGGGCACTGGGCTCGGAGGCCGGCGGGTTCCTCAGCAAGGACGTCTCGCCGGAGGCCCTCGCGGAGGCGATCAGGCAGGTCGCGGCCGGCATCCGGGTGGTGGATCCGAACGTCGCCGCCGCGGCGCTCACGCTGCCGCCCAATCCGCTGACCCCCCGGGAGATCGAGGTCCTGCGGCTGTCCGCCAACGGTTCGCCGGCCAAGCAGATCGCGGTGGAGCTGTTCATCTCCACCGCCACGGTCCGCAACTACCTCAGCTCTATCGTCGCCAAACTCAACGCCCGCACCCAGGTGGACGCCGTCCGCATCGCCACCGACGCGGGCTGGATCTGA
- a CDS encoding NUDIX hydrolase produces the protein MVRDLKSQLLSGRMAAEALGYTREGRTPVEPRPASTVILLRDTATGPEVYLLRRQQSMAFAAGMTVFPGGRVDPTDSSIADSWSGPSPASFGERLGCSADTAAAYVAAAVRETFEESGVLLAGTSTESVVEDTTGDDWEADRVALESRELGFADFLHRRGLVLRADLLGAWTHWITPEFEPRRYDTAFFVAALPAGQVTRDVTSESDQVAWLRPADAVRAVEAGEMLMLPPTYLCCSDLSSYDTVADALAASAHREIPTIEPTIRVEGDLVYLETT, from the coding sequence ATGGTCCGGGACCTGAAATCGCAACTGCTCTCCGGCCGGATGGCGGCCGAGGCGCTCGGTTATACCCGCGAGGGCCGTACGCCGGTCGAGCCGCGGCCGGCGTCCACGGTGATTCTGCTCCGTGACACCGCGACCGGACCCGAGGTGTACCTGCTCCGGCGGCAGCAGTCGATGGCCTTCGCCGCCGGGATGACCGTGTTCCCGGGCGGTCGCGTCGATCCGACCGACTCGAGCATCGCCGATTCCTGGTCCGGACCTTCCCCGGCGTCGTTCGGCGAGCGGCTCGGTTGCTCGGCCGATACGGCTGCGGCGTACGTGGCTGCCGCAGTACGGGAGACCTTCGAGGAATCCGGCGTCCTGCTCGCCGGCACGTCCACCGAATCCGTCGTCGAGGACACCACCGGCGACGACTGGGAGGCCGACCGGGTCGCGCTGGAGTCGCGCGAACTCGGATTCGCCGACTTCCTGCACAGACGAGGGCTCGTACTGCGGGCCGATCTCCTCGGCGCTTGGACGCACTGGATCACCCCTGAATTCGAGCCGAGGCGCTACGACACCGCCTTCTTCGTCGCCGCGCTCCCGGCCGGCCAGGTCACTCGCGACGTGACGAGCGAGTCGGACCAGGTCGCCTGGCTGCGGCCGGCCGACGCAGTACGGGCTGTCGAAGCGGGCGAGATGCTGATGCTGCCGCCGACGTATTTGTGTTGCAGCGACCTCAGCTCGTACGACACGGTCGCGGACGCCCTGGCGGCTTCGGCTCATCGCGAGATCCCGACGATCGAGCCGACGATCCGGGTCGAGGGCGACCTGGTGTACCTGGAGACGACATGA
- a CDS encoding NAD(P)H-binding protein encodes MILISGGRGAVATQLTALLAAHGLDLRVGSTEPGKLELPQGIPSIKLDLTDPATFPDALSGISSVFLYAESAHITEFVDAAVAAGVQHIVVLSSAAVLSPDAERDHLAKSHLDVEHAVRDSSISTTILRPGSFAGNASAWAWPIKSGRPVSLPFPGSYNDPIHEKDIAEVAFAVLTEPRFQQQEYTLSGPESLTFAEQLEQLAAATDQTITINRVTPDEWKKEMAEYIPELYADSLLDWWKSNDGKPVALTSTVEELTGHPARTFADWAQDHATEFKH; translated from the coding sequence GTGATCCTCATCTCCGGCGGCCGCGGCGCGGTCGCCACCCAGCTGACCGCCTTGCTGGCCGCGCACGGTCTCGACCTGCGCGTCGGCTCGACCGAGCCCGGCAAGCTCGAACTGCCGCAGGGCATCCCATCGATCAAACTGGACCTGACCGACCCGGCCACCTTCCCGGACGCACTGTCAGGCATCAGTTCGGTCTTCCTGTACGCCGAATCCGCGCACATCACCGAGTTCGTCGACGCGGCAGTGGCTGCCGGAGTACAGCACATCGTCGTGCTGTCGAGCGCGGCCGTGCTCAGTCCCGACGCCGAGCGGGATCACCTCGCGAAATCGCACCTGGACGTGGAGCACGCAGTACGGGACTCGTCGATCAGTACGACGATCCTGCGCCCGGGCTCGTTCGCGGGCAACGCCAGTGCCTGGGCGTGGCCGATCAAGTCCGGCCGTCCGGTGAGCCTGCCGTTCCCGGGCTCCTACAACGACCCCATCCACGAGAAGGACATTGCCGAGGTCGCCTTCGCAGTACTCACCGAGCCGCGCTTCCAGCAGCAGGAATACACCCTGAGCGGGCCCGAGTCGCTGACGTTCGCCGAGCAGCTCGAGCAACTCGCCGCCGCGACGGACCAGACCATCACCATCAACCGCGTCACGCCCGACGAATGGAAGAAGGAGATGGCCGAATACATCCCAGAGCTCTATGCCGACTCTCTCCTCGACTGGTGGAAGTCCAACGACGGAAAGCCCGTCGCGCTGACCAGCACCGTCGAAGAACTCACCGGGCATCCAGCCCGGACCTTCGCCGACTGGGCCCAGGACCACGCCACCGAGTTCAAGCACTGA
- a CDS encoding Crp/Fnr family transcriptional regulator: MDAAVLRQAPLFSQLDDDAAEALASSMTESRLRRGQVLFHEGDSGDRLYVMTEGKVKLGRTSADGRENLIAVLGPGQMFGELSLFDPGPRSATVTAVTDAAMMSLTHDELLRWLDGRPAVARGLLLQLASRLRKVSDVVADLVFSDVPGRVAKALLDLASRFGRTADDGVHVHHDLTQEELAQLVGASRETVNKALADFASRGWVRLEPRSVVLLDVDRLQRRAR, translated from the coding sequence GTGGACGCCGCAGTGCTCCGACAGGCACCGCTGTTCAGTCAGCTCGACGACGACGCAGCCGAAGCGCTGGCCTCGTCGATGACCGAGAGCCGGCTGCGCCGCGGCCAGGTGCTGTTCCACGAAGGCGACTCCGGTGACCGGCTGTACGTCATGACGGAAGGCAAGGTCAAGCTCGGCCGGACCTCCGCGGACGGCCGGGAGAACCTGATCGCCGTCCTCGGCCCCGGCCAGATGTTCGGCGAGCTGTCCCTGTTCGACCCGGGCCCGCGCTCCGCGACCGTCACGGCCGTCACCGACGCCGCGATGATGTCGCTGACCCACGACGAGCTGCTCCGCTGGCTGGACGGCCGCCCCGCAGTAGCCCGCGGCCTGCTGCTCCAGCTCGCGTCCCGGCTCCGCAAGGTCTCCGACGTGGTCGCCGACCTGGTCTTCTCCGACGTGCCGGGCCGCGTCGCCAAGGCACTCCTGGATCTGGCCAGCCGCTTCGGCCGGACCGCCGACGACGGCGTCCACGTCCACCACGACCTCACCCAGGAGGAGCTCGCCCAACTGGTAGGCGCCTCCCGCGAGACCGTCAACAAGGCCCTCGCCGACTTCGCCTCCCGAGGCTGGGTCCGCCTCGAACCGCGCTCGGTGGTCCTCCTGGACGTGGACCGCCTCCAACGCCGAGCCCGCTAG